Sequence from the Rutidosis leptorrhynchoides isolate AG116_Rl617_1_P2 chromosome 3, CSIRO_AGI_Rlap_v1, whole genome shotgun sequence genome:
TGGGTAAAGTTAATTTAAGTCGGTCTAAAACTTGTTTTGTTGGACAACCGTGGAAACACGTGGTGTCTATTCAATAGTTGGAAGTTGTTTTTCTATATATAGTACGCCGACTCGTTATCGATAAATCAATCCATAAGCAAAATATATTCGTACCCAAAACCCAAAATAGAGTCTTAAATACCAAACATTCTCGAATATAATCCGAACCTTTCGGCCTTCAATCTAGTACGAGGAAACGTGTTCCGGCGCGGAAGCTGACAATTTTCGTGTCAAATGGCAGCTATTGTTCATACACTTGCTTTGCTTATCACTTTAGCAGGTAGTTATTGTTAATCTTGTTCATGTTTGAGAATTGCTGATTTTGTTGTCTGTGTTTTTGTTAAGATGTTAACTTTTTTTATTTTGGGTTCTGGGCTTTTGATAATAGACGTTACTATTTGATTTGGGTTATGATATTTGATGACAATCGTTACAATTAGAGTGTTTAAGGGCTGTCGTTAATGTGTTTTATTGTGTTGTACAATGTGATAATTGTGGGTTAGACAGTGACCAGTAACTGTTATGTACGAACATATAATGCATATTAACGACAACTCTAAAGGTTGTGTTAGCGAAATCCTTAAAATATACGGAGTAGTAATATGTCCTGCATATTAGTGTAACTTTATTAAGTTTACatcacatgtaaaaaaaaaaaggaagaaaaaaaaatgtataaGTTACAATTTTATGTATTCAATTTAGTTACAATGTTATGTATTACATTTAGTTACAATTTTATGTATTAAATTTTCATTTTTTTAATAGCGTATGCAAAAATGCACATTTTTATGTAACTGATTGGAATCACATTTTGATTCTTATAGCATTAATTGAGTTTCTTGATAACTGATGTATGCAAGTATGAATTGTTCAGTTATAATCAGATAGTAATTAGAAACTTTTTGAATGTTTATGTTTACAGGGTTATTTGTTAGCACAAGTTCACTTGGAGTTGGGATAAACTATGGACAAATAGCTAACAATCTTCCGCAGCCATCGCAAGTGTCGGTCCTCCTGAAAACTTTGAACATTAGCCGAGTTAAGCTCTATGATGCCGACCCGAAAGTCTTAGGTTCATTCGCGAATTCCAACGTCGAATTCATCATAGGATTAGGAAATGAGTACCTTCCAAAAATGCAAGATCCTCAAGAAGCTCAAATTTGGATTCAACAAAAGGTACAGCCTTATCTTTCTCAACCCAAGATCACATGTATCACCGTAGGGAACGAAATCTTAGGAGGGCAAGATAGTAATTTACCACAATATTTATATCCAGCCATGAAAGCCATGTATCAAGCTTTAGTTAATCTTGGATTAAACAAACAAGTTTACATCACCACTGCTCATTCTCTTCAAATATTAGCAACTTCATTCCCACCGTCACAAGGGGCGTTTCGGGAAGATTTAGTACAATATTTACAACCAATTCTCGCCTTTCATTCTCAAACCGATTCGCCCTTTTTGATCAATGTGTATCCTTACTTTGCATACAAGAATGACCCGAACCACGTACGTTTGGAGTATGTACTATTTGAACCAAACGAGGGTGCTATTGATCCAAACACGAATTTGAGATATGATAATATGTTGTATGCTCAAATCGACGCGGTTCATTCAGCTATAAAAGCATTAGGTTATGGTAATATTCAAGTTCAAATATCTGAAACTGGATGGCCTTCGAAGGGAGATGAAGATGAATTCGGAGCTACGGTTCAAAATGCAGAAATTTACCATAAAAATTTGATTCAACGAATGCAGCAACGACAAGGGACGCCTGCAAACCCTTCAGAGTCTATTGAAGTTTACGTATTTGCCCTTTTCAATGAGAACATGAAGCCCGGCCCTACTTCAGAGAGGAACTATGGATTGTATTATCCTGACGGTACTCCAGTCTATAACCTTGGAATTAAAAATGACCTTCCTCGTATGGAATTTTCGGCCTCTTGGAAAAATGTAAGAGAATGAAAATTATTGATTTATTGCTCTTTTTAAATTTACATCATAAATCATTATATGATTATTGAGATCTGTTTTAACTTTTGTTTTGTTGTGTTTTTGCAGGGCTTTTCTATCTTCAAACTTGTAGCTTTGCTCGTTGGATCCTTGATGTtagcttaaagattgagaattatactAACATATTGTTATC
This genomic interval carries:
- the LOC139896777 gene encoding glucan endo-1,3-beta-glucosidase 14-like; protein product: MAAIVHTLALLITLAGLFVSTSSLGVGINYGQIANNLPQPSQVSVLLKTLNISRVKLYDADPKVLGSFANSNVEFIIGLGNEYLPKMQDPQEAQIWIQQKVQPYLSQPKITCITVGNEILGGQDSNLPQYLYPAMKAMYQALVNLGLNKQVYITTAHSLQILATSFPPSQGAFREDLVQYLQPILAFHSQTDSPFLINVYPYFAYKNDPNHVRLEYVLFEPNEGAIDPNTNLRYDNMLYAQIDAVHSAIKALGYGNIQVQISETGWPSKGDEDEFGATVQNAEIYHKNLIQRMQQRQGTPANPSESIEVYVFALFNENMKPGPTSERNYGLYYPDGTPVYNLGIKNDLPRMEFSASWKNGFSIFKLVALLVGSLMLA